A window of the Arenibacter algicola genome harbors these coding sequences:
- a CDS encoding ankyrin repeat domain-containing protein, translating to MRKTFLTVVMALLFMVAGVYAESSTNIYTPSKSVLMVKPGELSSFCKAIVEGDLETVKRLIELGEDLNQKSLGKTPAIFAARYNKVEILELLIANGANLKIKCDNGYNAKRHAELSHATEALEVINASLQKK from the coding sequence ATGAGAAAAACTTTTTTAACAGTCGTCATGGCATTATTGTTTATGGTCGCAGGCGTCTACGCCGAGAGTAGTACTAACATTTACACCCCAAGTAAATCCGTATTAATGGTCAAGCCAGGAGAATTAAGCTCATTCTGTAAGGCCATTGTGGAAGGGGATTTAGAAACTGTTAAGCGACTCATTGAGTTGGGAGAGGATCTTAATCAAAAATCATTGGGAAAAACACCTGCCATTTTTGCCGCTCGTTACAACAAAGTAGAAATTCTAGAGCTCCTTATCGCCAATGGAGCCAATCTTAAAATTAAGTGCGACAACGGTTACAACGCAAAAAGACATGCGGAACTATCCCATGCCACAGAGGCCTTGGAGGTAATCAACGCTAGTTTACAGAAGAAGTAG
- the nqrF gene encoding NADH:ubiquinone reductase (Na(+)-transporting) subunit F: MILATSTIGTILITVVAFLILLLLLVALLLFTKEKLSPSGPVTITINGEKKIEVGSGGSLLSTLGNQKIFLPSACGGGGTCIQCECHVLSGGGEALPTETPHFSKKELNHGARLACQVKVKQDMEITIPEEVFGIKKWQGTVVRNYNVASFIKEFVVEIPEDMGYKAGGYIQIEIPPCEVKFSEMDITAHPEEHETPDKFQAEWDKFNLWPLVMKNPETVERAYSMASYPAEGREIMLNVRIATPPWDRAKNGWMDVNPGIASSYIFNLKKGDPVTISGPYGEFFINESDSEMLYVGGGAGMAPMRSHLYHLFNTLKTNRKVTYWYGGRSKRELFYLDHFYRLEKEFPNFKFYLALSEPLPEDNWKVKENIDAPGDGFVGFIHNCVIENYLNHHESPEDIELYFCGPPLMNKAVQKMGEDFGIPDEHIRFDDFGG, encoded by the coding sequence ATGATCTTAGCTACAAGTACAATTGGAACAATACTGATAACGGTAGTTGCTTTTTTAATACTACTGTTATTGTTGGTGGCACTATTACTGTTTACCAAGGAAAAATTATCCCCATCAGGACCAGTAACCATAACTATCAATGGTGAAAAGAAAATTGAAGTAGGTTCAGGAGGGTCTTTATTGTCTACCTTGGGAAACCAGAAAATATTTCTTCCTTCTGCCTGTGGAGGTGGGGGAACCTGTATTCAGTGTGAATGCCATGTGCTGTCCGGTGGAGGGGAAGCCCTACCAACGGAAACACCACATTTTTCCAAAAAGGAATTGAACCATGGTGCTCGTTTGGCCTGTCAGGTAAAGGTGAAGCAGGATATGGAAATTACCATTCCTGAGGAAGTGTTCGGAATTAAGAAATGGCAGGGAACTGTTGTACGTAATTACAACGTGGCTTCATTTATTAAGGAATTCGTAGTTGAAATTCCTGAAGATATGGGTTATAAGGCCGGTGGGTATATTCAGATCGAGATTCCTCCATGTGAGGTGAAGTTCTCTGAAATGGATATCACTGCACATCCTGAAGAGCACGAAACCCCTGATAAGTTTCAGGCAGAATGGGATAAGTTCAACCTATGGCCGTTGGTTATGAAGAACCCTGAGACTGTGGAAAGAGCTTACTCAATGGCTTCTTATCCTGCTGAAGGAAGGGAAATTATGTTGAACGTTCGTATAGCCACTCCACCCTGGGATAGGGCCAAAAATGGTTGGATGGATGTTAATCCTGGAATTGCATCTTCCTATATTTTCAATTTGAAAAAAGGAGATCCTGTTACCATTTCTGGACCTTACGGTGAGTTCTTTATCAACGAATCGGATTCTGAAATGTTGTATGTAGGTGGTGGTGCCGGAATGGCTCCTATGCGTTCACATTTATATCACTTGTTCAACACTTTAAAGACGAACAGAAAAGTTACCTATTGGTATGGAGGTAGGTCTAAACGTGAATTGTTTTATTTGGATCATTTTTACAGACTTGAAAAGGAATTTCCAAACTTTAAATTCTATTTGGCACTATCCGAGCCTTTACCAGAGGATAACTGGAAAGTGAAGGAGAATATAGACGCACCAGGTGACGGTTTCGTAGGATTTATACACAACTGTGTAATTGAAAACTATTTGAACCATCACGAATCACCGGAAGATATAGAACTATATTTCTGTGGACCACCATTAATGAACAAGGCGGTTCAAAAAATGGGAGAGGATTTCGGTATCCCTGATGAGCATATTAGATTTGACGATTTTGGAGGTTAA
- a CDS encoding M48 family metalloprotease, whose amino-acid sequence MRRGSWKIRIFIGLAIVAFAFVQRCNNKEENPYTGRVQNINMSTEQEVAIGLQSAPEVAQQYGGLYPDERLQSFVDQLGHKLVNNSIARETPYKYDFHLLADEQTINAFALPGGPVFVTYALFSQLNEAQLAGVLGHEIGHVIGRHSAERIADSNFWQTISMGASVGADAGGIVNSIGQNTLLTNGRDDELESDELGVLFMIQSGYDPYEMIKVMEILKAAAGPNRVPEFQSTHPDPDNRIERIKEAIDRFKGQQ is encoded by the coding sequence ATGAGAAGAGGCAGTTGGAAAATTAGGATATTCATAGGCCTGGCAATTGTAGCATTTGCTTTCGTACAGCGCTGCAATAACAAGGAGGAAAACCCATATACCGGTAGGGTGCAGAACATTAATATGAGTACGGAGCAAGAAGTGGCCATTGGCTTGCAAAGTGCACCTGAAGTGGCCCAGCAATATGGTGGCCTATATCCTGATGAACGATTACAGTCTTTTGTTGATCAGTTGGGCCATAAATTGGTAAATAACAGCATTGCTAGGGAAACACCATATAAATACGATTTTCATTTATTGGCAGATGAACAAACCATCAATGCCTTTGCACTGCCCGGTGGACCCGTATTCGTAACCTATGCCCTCTTTTCCCAATTGAACGAAGCGCAACTGGCTGGAGTATTGGGACATGAGATAGGGCATGTAATTGGAAGACACTCTGCAGAGAGGATTGCGGATAGCAACTTTTGGCAGACAATAAGTATGGGTGCCTCTGTAGGCGCCGATGCGGGTGGAATTGTCAATAGTATTGGCCAAAACACCTTATTGACCAACGGTCGGGACGATGAATTGGAAAGCGATGAATTAGGAGTTCTTTTTATGATACAATCCGGTTATGACCCCTATGAAATGATCAAGGTGATGGAAATTTTAAAGGCCGCAGCCGGGCCAAATAGAGTACCCGAATTTCAAAGTACTCATCCAGACCCCGATAATCGCATTGAACGGATAAAAGAAGCCATTGACCGATTTAAAGGTCAACAATAG
- the map gene encoding type I methionyl aminopeptidase, whose translation MIKIKTLEEIELMRESALIVSKTLGMLASEVKPGVTTLQLDGMAETFIRDHGAVPGFLGLYDFPNSLCMSPNAQVVHGIPNNTPLVEGDIISIDCGALKNGFYGDHAYTFEVGEVDAETKKLLQVTKESLYVGIREFKIGNRVGDVGYAIQQYTESRGYGVVRELVGHGLGREMHEDPEMPNYGKRGRGKKFVEGMVVAIEPMINLGTRRIKQLKDGWTILTADNKPSAHFEHDVAIIDGKPEILSTFAYIYEALGIESDEEAEFRQKALVL comes from the coding sequence ATGATTAAAATTAAGACTTTAGAAGAGATAGAATTAATGCGCGAAAGCGCGTTGATCGTGAGCAAGACCTTGGGAATGTTGGCCAGCGAAGTAAAGCCGGGGGTTACCACCTTACAGCTGGACGGCATGGCCGAAACATTTATAAGGGACCACGGGGCCGTTCCCGGATTCTTGGGATTGTACGATTTTCCCAATTCTTTGTGCATGAGTCCCAATGCCCAAGTGGTACATGGAATACCCAACAACACTCCTTTGGTTGAAGGCGATATTATCTCTATAGATTGTGGAGCCCTTAAAAACGGATTTTATGGGGATCATGCCTACACCTTTGAGGTAGGGGAGGTTGACGCCGAAACAAAAAAACTGTTACAGGTCACCAAAGAATCCCTATATGTTGGGATTCGAGAATTCAAAATTGGAAACCGTGTAGGTGACGTTGGTTATGCCATTCAACAATATACCGAAAGTCGAGGTTATGGCGTAGTAAGGGAATTGGTCGGTCACGGATTGGGCAGGGAAATGCATGAGGACCCTGAAATGCCCAACTATGGCAAACGTGGAAGGGGAAAGAAATTTGTGGAAGGTATGGTAGTGGCCATAGAGCCCATGATTAATTTAGGAACCAGGAGAATAAAACAATTAAAGGATGGCTGGACCATTCTAACGGCAGATAATAAACCTAGCGCACATTTTGAACATGATGTTGCCATCATAGATGGAAAGCCCGAAATATTGTCCACCTTTGCCTATATATACGAGGCTTTGGGGATAGAAAGTGACGAGGAAGCGGAGTTTCGCCAAAAAGCATTGGTTTTGTAA
- a CDS encoding NADH:ubiquinone reductase (Na(+)-transporting) subunit D, protein MALLSKKDTSLILDPLADNNPITIQVLGICSALAITAELKASIVMALSVVFVLGIGNVVISLMRNIIPSKIRIIVQLVVVAALVIMVDQVLKAFAYELSKTLSVFVGLIITNCIIMGRFEAFALANGPWRSFLDGIGNAAGYGLILVIIGFFRELLGSGTLLGFKVLGDPIEKTGLYATGYENNGFMLLSPMALIVVGLIIWVQRSRNKALIEEN, encoded by the coding sequence ATGGCACTACTTTCAAAAAAAGATACGAGTCTAATATTAGACCCCTTAGCGGATAATAACCCGATTACCATTCAGGTTTTGGGTATTTGTTCGGCATTGGCAATTACAGCAGAGCTAAAGGCATCCATTGTAATGGCCCTATCGGTTGTGTTTGTATTGGGTATAGGAAATGTTGTTATTTCCTTAATGCGAAACATTATCCCTTCCAAAATTAGAATTATTGTACAATTGGTAGTTGTGGCCGCCTTGGTGATCATGGTAGATCAGGTGTTAAAAGCCTTTGCCTATGAACTGAGCAAAACGCTTTCTGTTTTCGTGGGTCTTATTATAACCAACTGTATCATTATGGGTCGTTTTGAGGCCTTTGCCTTGGCCAACGGACCTTGGAGGTCCTTCTTGGACGGTATTGGTAATGCAGCCGGTTACGGGCTTATACTTGTTATAATTGGGTTCTTTAGGGAACTTTTGGGTTCTGGTACCTTACTTGGTTTTAAGGTATTGGGAGATCCCATAGAAAAAACAGGTTTATATGCAACGGGTTATGAGAACAACGGATTTATGTTGTTGTCCCCAATGGCCTTGATTGTTGTTGGTCTCATTATCTGGGTACAACGTTCAAGAAACAAAGCTTTAATAGAGGAAAACTAG
- a CDS encoding class I SAM-dependent methyltransferase, whose translation MKKLFKYILNTIPRPILIKLSYWVRPLMALSMRGDRYTDPIDGKKFKSFLPYGYEHPRENVLSPSTLSLERHRLLWLYLKNETNFFTDNLKVLHFAPEQAFYKRFRNQKNLNYTTTDLNSPLADVKADICNLPFTENSFDVIFCNHVLEHIPNDTKAMQELYRVLKPGGWGVFQIPQDLKRADTYEDNSITDKKERAKIFGQYDHVRIYGQDYFEKLRAMGFKVEEVDYTKKLSDAEVDNYRLAKGEIIPLVSK comes from the coding sequence TTGAAAAAGTTATTTAAATACATCCTAAACACCATCCCCAGGCCAATTCTTATTAAACTAAGTTATTGGGTGCGCCCCCTTATGGCACTTAGCATGCGGGGCGATCGTTATACCGACCCCATAGATGGAAAAAAGTTCAAAAGCTTCCTCCCTTATGGCTACGAACATCCCAGGGAAAATGTGTTATCGCCCTCTACCCTATCCCTGGAGCGGCACCGATTATTGTGGCTGTATTTAAAAAATGAGACCAATTTTTTTACGGACAATCTTAAGGTCTTACATTTTGCTCCCGAACAGGCCTTTTACAAAAGATTTAGAAACCAGAAAAACCTAAACTACACTACAACCGATCTTAATTCTCCCTTGGCGGATGTAAAGGCAGATATATGCAACCTGCCCTTCACCGAAAATTCCTTCGACGTCATATTTTGCAACCATGTTCTGGAACATATTCCCAATGATACCAAAGCAATGCAAGAATTGTACAGGGTATTAAAGCCCGGAGGATGGGGAGTTTTCCAAATTCCACAAGACCTTAAAAGGGCCGATACCTACGAGGACAATAGTATTACGGACAAAAAGGAAAGGGCAAAAATATTTGGACAGTACGACCATGTTCGTATTTATGGACAGGATTATTTTGAGAAGCTTAGGGCTATGGGCTTTAAGGTGGAAGAAGTAGATTACACCAAAAAGTTATCCGATGCCGAAGTGGACAATTATCGTTTGGCAAAAGGAGAGATTATTCCCTTGGTATCCAAATAA
- a CDS encoding M15 family metallopeptidase produces the protein MQRRSFIKKSSYTGLALSLVPGLTLSQETEYSVAELMGKVDIELFGKDINLRKEAHDAFVEMKRAAYSDGIDLKIVSSYRNFYRQEGIWERKYLQYTEEKGMTKLGAIEKIIEYSTIPGTSRHHWGTDIDIIDGYPKTTGDVLVPEKFGEGGPFALLKKWMDDNANKYGFYLVYTDNPKRKGFKYEPWHYSYAPISIPMLKTFRRKNIFKLLLEEDIIGKENFTSGFLKGYIQNNILDINPDLL, from the coding sequence ATGCAAAGAAGATCTTTTATTAAAAAAAGTAGCTATACCGGTCTGGCCCTATCACTAGTTCCAGGCCTCACCCTTTCCCAGGAAACAGAATATTCCGTAGCAGAATTAATGGGCAAAGTGGATATTGAACTTTTTGGCAAGGATATAAACCTAAGAAAAGAAGCCCATGACGCCTTTGTAGAGATGAAAAGGGCAGCCTATAGTGATGGCATAGATCTAAAAATTGTATCTAGCTATCGTAATTTTTATCGTCAGGAAGGTATTTGGGAACGTAAATATTTACAATATACCGAGGAAAAGGGAATGACCAAATTGGGTGCCATTGAAAAAATTATAGAATATTCTACTATCCCTGGCACCAGTAGACATCATTGGGGAACGGATATAGACATAATTGACGGCTATCCAAAAACTACGGGAGATGTTTTGGTACCCGAAAAATTCGGAGAAGGTGGTCCATTTGCCCTATTAAAGAAATGGATGGACGATAATGCCAACAAATATGGCTTTTATTTGGTATATACGGATAATCCCAAAAGAAAGGGATTTAAATACGAGCCTTGGCATTATAGCTATGCTCCTATTTCCATACCCATGCTAAAGACCTTTAGGCGAAAGAATATTTTTAAACTTTTATTGGAGGAAGATATCATAGGGAAGGAAAACTTCACTTCAGGATTTCTAAAAGGTTATATTCAGAACAATATTTTGGATATTAATCCAGACCTCCTATAA
- a CDS encoding FAD:protein FMN transferase, with product MKDLLKYSGMRLVVVCLILISAGCRNSESNWVKNISSGSALGTSYNITYLATSELSFEAEIDSLFQVLNQSMSTYIPTSDISRINAGDSTIVVDAMFREVFELSGKIFEATEGYFDPTVGVLVNAWGFGPGKELEMDSIKVDSLLDYVGFNKVAIKADNRIKKSDPAIYFDFNAIAKGYAVDQLAVLLRNKGITDFLIEVGGELVAQGENRIKEKRWVVAIDDPMMEESRTYKRTLYMKDVAMASSGNYRKFKIDPETGAKYVHTIDPKTGFTRNSNILAASVLASNCATADAFATAFMAMDLEKTKTILAQHKELDGYIIYLDPEGNVLEYMTNGFKENVLE from the coding sequence ATGAAGGACTTATTAAAATATAGTGGCATGCGTTTAGTGGTGGTTTGTTTAATCCTGATTTCCGCAGGATGTAGGAACAGTGAGTCCAATTGGGTGAAGAATATAAGTTCTGGGTCAGCCTTGGGAACTTCATATAACATTACTTATTTGGCTACGTCGGAATTGAGTTTTGAAGCGGAAATCGATTCCCTTTTCCAAGTGCTAAATCAATCTATGTCCACTTATATACCTACTTCCGATATTTCAAGAATTAATGCAGGAGATTCTACTATTGTTGTAGATGCCATGTTCAGGGAGGTATTTGAACTTTCTGGAAAGATTTTTGAAGCTACGGAGGGTTATTTTGACCCTACCGTTGGCGTATTGGTGAATGCCTGGGGTTTTGGACCGGGAAAAGAGTTGGAAATGGATAGTATTAAGGTAGATAGTCTTTTGGATTACGTTGGGTTTAATAAAGTGGCCATTAAGGCGGATAATAGAATAAAAAAGTCGGATCCGGCCATATATTTCGATTTTAATGCCATAGCCAAAGGATATGCAGTAGACCAACTGGCTGTTTTGTTGAGGAATAAGGGGATTACCGATTTTTTAATTGAAGTAGGGGGGGAGCTGGTGGCCCAAGGGGAAAATAGGATCAAGGAGAAAAGATGGGTGGTGGCCATTGATGATCCCATGATGGAGGAAAGCAGAACTTACAAGAGAACCTTGTATATGAAAGACGTTGCCATGGCATCTTCGGGGAATTATAGAAAGTTTAAAATTGATCCGGAAACCGGTGCCAAGTATGTCCATACTATAGATCCCAAAACTGGTTTTACCAGGAATTCAAATATCTTGGCGGCAAGTGTATTGGCGAGTAATTGTGCCACTGCAGACGCTTTTGCCACTGCTTTTATGGCCATGGATTTGGAGAAAACGAAGACTATACTGGCCCAACATAAAGAATTGGACGGCTATATAATCTATTTGGATCCGGAAGGGAATGTTTTGGAATATATGACGAACGGATTTAAGGAGAATGTATTGGAGTAG
- the gpmI gene encoding 2,3-bisphosphoglycerate-independent phosphoglycerate mutase — translation MNKKVILMILDGWGKSPDPKVSAIENANTPFIDSLYTKYANSNLLTDGMNVGLPEGQMGNSEVGHMNLGAGRIVYQDLAKINLAIDQDTLKDEQVLKDALLYAKNNNKPVHFLGLLSDGGVHSHTSHLRGLIDASESYGLKNTYIHAFTDGRDVDPKSGIGYVEALNKYCADKNAKLASVIGRYYAMDRDKRWERVKLAFDLLVNGEGQKTNNVEESILASYESGITDEFLKPVLITDDQGSPLSIIKNGDVVIFFNFRTDRGRELTQVLSQEDMHELNMHKLDLYYVTMTNYDDSYKGVKVVYDKDNISETLGEILAKAHKKQIRIAETEKYPHVTFFFNGGREIPFEGEERILCPSPKVATYDLKPEMSAYEIRDAIIPELKKGEVDFVCLNFANPDMVGHTGDMQAAIKACETVDSCAESVINAGLENGYTTLVIADHGNCETMINPDGSPNTAHTTNPVPLILVDKELKSIKDGVLGDIAPTILKLMGVPQPALMTRKPLV, via the coding sequence ATGAACAAGAAAGTAATTTTGATGATCTTGGATGGATGGGGCAAATCCCCAGACCCAAAGGTCTCCGCCATAGAAAATGCCAACACGCCCTTTATTGACTCGCTTTACACCAAATACGCCAATTCCAACTTATTGACCGATGGAATGAATGTAGGTTTACCGGAAGGACAGATGGGCAATAGTGAGGTAGGCCACATGAACCTTGGGGCCGGCCGAATTGTATACCAAGATTTGGCAAAAATAAACCTGGCTATTGATCAGGATACCTTAAAAGATGAGCAAGTGCTAAAAGATGCACTGCTATATGCAAAAAACAATAACAAACCGGTACATTTTTTGGGATTGTTAAGTGACGGGGGCGTACATAGCCACACCTCGCACCTAAGAGGACTTATTGATGCCAGTGAAAGCTACGGCCTTAAAAACACCTATATCCATGCCTTTACCGATGGTAGGGACGTAGACCCTAAAAGTGGAATAGGATATGTAGAAGCTTTAAATAAGTATTGCGCGGATAAGAACGCAAAGCTGGCCAGTGTTATTGGCCGTTATTATGCCATGGACAGGGATAAAAGATGGGAACGGGTAAAATTGGCCTTTGACCTATTGGTGAATGGTGAGGGCCAAAAAACAAACAATGTTGAAGAATCCATATTGGCCAGTTATGAATCCGGTATTACGGATGAATTCCTAAAACCTGTATTGATCACTGATGATCAAGGGTCGCCTTTATCCATTATTAAAAATGGTGATGTGGTTATCTTTTTCAATTTTAGGACAGACCGCGGCAGGGAACTTACCCAAGTGCTAAGTCAAGAAGACATGCACGAACTCAACATGCACAAATTGGACCTTTATTATGTAACCATGACCAACTACGATGATTCATATAAGGGAGTGAAGGTAGTTTATGACAAGGATAATATTAGCGAGACCTTGGGAGAAATCTTGGCCAAGGCACACAAAAAACAGATAAGGATTGCGGAGACCGAAAAATATCCACATGTTACCTTCTTCTTTAACGGTGGCAGGGAAATTCCTTTTGAGGGGGAAGAGCGAATTCTATGTCCGTCACCCAAGGTAGCTACCTATGATTTAAAGCCGGAGATGAGCGCCTACGAGATTAGGGATGCCATAATTCCCGAATTAAAAAAAGGAGAGGTAGATTTTGTCTGTCTCAATTTTGCCAACCCCGATATGGTAGGCCATACCGGAGATATGCAAGCTGCAATAAAGGCCTGTGAAACTGTTGATAGCTGTGCGGAGTCCGTTATAAACGCTGGTCTGGAAAATGGATATACTACTTTGGTCATTGCCGATCACGGAAATTGCGAGACCATGATTAATCCGGACGGTAGCCCAAATACGGCACATACTACAAATCCAGTCCCCTTGATATTGGTAGATAAGGAATTGAAAAGTATAAAAGATGGTGTTTTAGGTGATATTGCACCAACCATTCTAAAGCTTATGGGTGTTCCGCAACCAGCCCTAATGACAAGAAAACCATTGGTCTAA
- a CDS encoding DUF6747 family protein encodes MGTLLHFKNIYLAAFENCKPEYVVVFLKIYSVFCVAMLSMALYALLFRAFTGFEF; translated from the coding sequence ATGGGAACTTTATTACACTTTAAGAACATTTATTTAGCGGCATTCGAAAATTGTAAACCAGAATACGTAGTTGTATTTTTGAAGATCTACTCTGTATTCTGCGTGGCAATGCTATCCATGGCACTTTATGCATTATTATTTAGGGCCTTTACTGGATTTGAATTCTAG
- the nqrE gene encoding NADH:ubiquinone reductase (Na(+)-transporting) subunit E, whose amino-acid sequence MLEHVELFFKSIFIDNMVFATFLGMCSYLAVSKKVTTAVGLGAAVIFVLAVTVPLNWLLDQYLLRDGALAWLGPEYADYNLSFLSFILFIATIATMVQLVEIVVEKFSPALYNSLGIFLPLIAVNCAILGGSLFMQSRDIQTLGLAFNYGLSSGIGWFLAILAIAAIREKIRYSNVPPPLRGLGITFIITGLMAIGFMSFGGMLTGGDEAPKEVEQNTAQKVEEDKIIKETKENTVSYNNAIINE is encoded by the coding sequence ATGTTAGAACATGTAGAATTATTTTTTAAATCCATATTTATAGATAATATGGTATTTGCCACGTTCTTAGGAATGTGTTCTTACCTTGCCGTTTCTAAAAAAGTGACTACTGCAGTTGGTCTTGGAGCAGCTGTGATCTTTGTATTGGCGGTAACTGTTCCCTTAAACTGGTTGTTGGATCAGTATCTTCTAAGAGATGGGGCCCTGGCTTGGTTAGGACCTGAGTACGCCGATTATAACCTTAGCTTTTTATCTTTTATCCTCTTTATAGCTACCATAGCAACTATGGTGCAATTGGTAGAGATTGTTGTTGAAAAATTTTCCCCTGCACTTTATAATTCATTGGGAATATTTTTACCACTAATTGCGGTTAACTGTGCTATCTTGGGAGGTTCCTTATTTATGCAGTCTAGGGATATCCAAACTCTTGGGTTGGCCTTTAATTATGGACTTAGTTCCGGTATAGGTTGGTTCTTGGCTATTTTGGCCATTGCTGCCATACGTGAGAAAATTAGATACTCCAATGTACCTCCACCACTTAGAGGTCTTGGTATAACCTTTATAATCACTGGACTTATGGCTATAGGTTTTATGAGTTTTGGCGGTATGTTGACAGGTGGTGATGAAGCTCCAAAAGAAGTAGAGCAGAATACTGCCCAAAAAGTAGAGGAGGATAAAATAATTAAGGAGACCAAAGAAAATACGGTTTCTTATAACAACGCTATAATAAACGAGTAA
- a CDS encoding gliding motility-associated C-terminal domain-containing protein, producing the protein MNIVKKIILNIIIWTVTLAHAQDAVHNYGYIQIHETAMVGFHMDVINDGTFDENLGLVGFYSDNDPLTISGAFTPVFYDSEVAVNDGLYLETSVGVLNNFNFIQGNVFTPRNRSNVFLNFSDDSFYVGEGNNTKIDGYGAIANKDTFTFPVGDGDRMRPLTITSESVNALAKCAYFFVAPDNQSSFNENFNTGARDFNVAAVSNQEFWRLEGDSPSTVTLSWDDRSNIGNLGEYISDLIVVGWSKSQQKWVNLGNSALEGEFSFGTLSSDTFVPNDYDIITIGGALDLNESLTTIELGNYFLTPNGDGTNDYLVIDGIEESPNNLLQIFNRYGVLVYYKENYRDEFEGISNRNMLVKGDIGLSSGVYFYIITLNDIKIKHQGYLYLSQNSQN; encoded by the coding sequence ATGAATATTGTCAAAAAAATAATATTAAACATTATTATTTGGACTGTTACTTTGGCACATGCCCAGGATGCAGTACATAATTATGGCTATATTCAAATCCATGAAACTGCCATGGTGGGTTTCCATATGGATGTCATTAACGATGGTACCTTTGATGAAAATTTAGGTTTGGTAGGCTTTTATAGCGATAACGACCCCTTGACCATTTCCGGAGCCTTTACCCCTGTTTTTTATGATTCCGAGGTAGCTGTAAATGACGGACTATATCTGGAAACAAGCGTTGGGGTATTGAATAATTTCAACTTCATACAGGGCAACGTCTTTACCCCTAGGAATCGCTCCAATGTTTTCCTAAACTTTTCCGATGATTCATTTTATGTGGGAGAGGGAAACAATACCAAAATTGATGGTTATGGGGCTATTGCAAATAAGGATACCTTTACCTTCCCCGTTGGGGATGGTGACCGTATGAGACCTTTGACCATAACTTCGGAAAGCGTTAATGCACTGGCCAAATGTGCCTATTTCTTTGTAGCCCCGGATAACCAATCCAGTTTTAATGAAAATTTCAATACGGGCGCAAGGGACTTTAATGTGGCCGCCGTAAGTAATCAGGAATTTTGGCGTTTGGAGGGGGACTCCCCCAGCACAGTTACTCTAAGCTGGGATGACAGGAGCAATATTGGTAATCTTGGGGAATATATTAGTGACCTAATAGTAGTAGGCTGGAGTAAAAGTCAACAGAAATGGGTCAACCTAGGGAATTCCGCATTGGAAGGAGAATTTTCCTTTGGAACATTAAGTTCGGATACCTTTGTTCCAAATGACTACGACATCATTACAATCGGTGGGGCCCTTGATCTTAATGAAAGTCTTACCACCATAGAATTGGGCAATTATTTTTTAACCCCCAACGGTGATGGCACCAACGATTATCTTGTAATTGATGGTATAGAGGAATCTCCCAACAATCTACTTCAAATCTTTAATAGATACGGTGTATTGGTATACTACAAAGAAAATTATAGGGATGAATTTGAAGGTATCTCCAACAGAAATATGTTGGTCAAAGGAGATATAGGTCTGTCCTCTGGAGTGTATTTTTACATCATCACCCTAAACGATATTAAAATAAAACATCAGGGCTATTTATACTTATCCCAAAATTCGCAAAACTAA